The following are encoded in a window of Echeneis naucrates chromosome 19, fEcheNa1.1, whole genome shotgun sequence genomic DNA:
- the mrm1 gene encoding rRNA methyltransferase 1, mitochondrial, which translates to MWVFTSAAYPHRLLAVWGRRLQKLVSSSGVGSQFASHHVTASVLSPEDGGIKPAVKKRHRNKPVVSEGWRGGERSVQNEIPVVQRITQRKGDVHRVSSELRKLCLEDSPAGRESWATPRRTRDSKAESHEIVFGIAPCLLALTQGRRKALKLFVKDGEASQRDSVLKVCEEACRRGVQVQRVHKKDLEMMSSGRVHQGVCLQASPLSYLTEDRDPGPRGKDTPLWLVLEGIQDPMNLGAILRSAYFLGVDRVASSLRHSCPLSPVVSKASSGTMEVLGVYGYESLEDMLKLKLAQGWQVVGTVGADAQGSQSPVTQCSNFQVTKPTLLLIGSEGEGLSQELLSLCQTLLTIPAGRDLIPGVESLNVSVATGILLHALLSTR; encoded by the coding sequence ATGTGGGTATTCACATCAGCAGCCTATCCACACAGGCTGCTGGCTGTTTGGGGAAGGAGGTTGCAGAAGCTGGTGTCTTCCTCAGGAGTTGGCTCTCAGTTTGCTTCTCACCATGTCACAGCTTCTGTCCTGAGCCCAGAGGACGGTGGCATCAAACCTGCGGTGAAGAAACGACACAGGAACAAGCCAGTTGTGTCTGAAGGATGGCGGGGCGGTGAGAGGTCAGTTCAGAATGAGATCCCGGTGGTGCAGAGGATAACTCAAAGGAAGGGAGACGTCCACAGGGTGTCGTCTGAACTCAGGAAACTGTGTCTGGAGGATTCCCCTGCGGGGAGGGAGAGCTGGGCGACACCGAGGAGGACACGAGACTCCAAAGCAGAGAGCCATGAGATTGTTTTTGGCATTGCTCCCTGTCTCCTGGCTTTGACTCAGGGTAGAAGGAAGGCCCTAAAACTTTTTGTCAAGGATGGCGAGGCCTCCCAGAGAGACTCTGTGTTAAAGGTGTGCGAGGAGGCCTGTCGAAGAGGAGTACAAGTCCAACGGGTCCACAAGAAGGACCTGGAAATGATGTCTTCTGGGAGGGTACATCAAGGAGTATGTCTGCAAGCCAGTCCTCTGAGCTATCTCACTGAAGACAGAGACCCTGGACCCAGAGGTAAAGACACCCCTCTCTGGCTGGTCCTGGAGGGAATTCAGGATCCGATGAATCTCGGTGCCATCCTGCGCTCTGCTTACTTCCTCGGCGTAGACAGAGTCGCCAGCAGCCTTCGCCACAGCTGTCCACTGTCCCCAGTGGTCAGCAAGGCCAGCTCGGGCACCATGGAGGTGCTCGGGGTGTACGGATATGAAAGTCTTGAGGACATGTTGAAGCTGAAGTTGGCACAGGGCTGGCAGGTGGTCGGCACAGTCGGAGCAGATGCACAGGGGTCTCAGAGTCCTGTCACCCAGTGCTCAAACTTCCAGGTGACTAAACCCACGTTGTTGCTGATAGGAAGTGAAGGGGAAGGATTGTCCCAGgagctgctctctctgtgcCAAACCCTGCTCACCATCCCAGCTGGCAGAGATTTAATTCCTGGCGTAGAGTCTCTGAATGTGTCTGTAGCTACAGGCATCCTCCTGCACGCTCTGCTGTCGACCAGATGA
- the chmp2a gene encoding charged multivesicular body protein 2a, protein MEFLFGRRKTPEEMLRQNQRALNRAMRELDRERMKLEQQEKKIIADIKKMAKQGQMDAVKIMAKDLVRTRRYVKKFIMMKANIQAVSLKIQTLKSNNSMAQAMKGVTKAMATMNRQLKLPQIQKIMMEFERQSEIMDMKEEMMNDAIDDAMGDEDDEEESDAIVSQVLDELGLNLSDELSHLPTPGGNLSVAGGKKAEPQAALADADADLEERLNNLRRD, encoded by the exons ATGGAGTTCCTGTTTGGAAGGAGAAAGACTCCGGAAGAGATGCTAAGGCAGAATCAGAGGGCGCTGAACCGAGCCATGAGAGAGTTGGACCGAGAGCGAATGAAACTAGAGCAACAGGAGAAGAAGATCATTGCTGATATAAAGAAAATGGCCAAACAGGGACAAATG GACGCCGTCAAGATCATGGCCAAGGATTTAGTTCGCACAAGGCGCTACGTCAAGAAGTTCATCATGATGAAAGCAAACATCCAGGCTGTGAGCTTAAAGATACAGACGCTTAAGTCCAACAACAGCATGGCACAGGCCATGAAAGGCGTCACCAAAGCCATGGCCACCATGAACAGACAG cTGAAACTGCCTCAGATTCAGAAGATCATGATGGAGTTTGAACGACAGAGTGAGATCATGGACATGAAGGAAGAGATGATGAATGACGCCATTGATGATGCAAtgggtgatgaagatgatgaggaggagag TGACGCCATCGTGTCTCAAGTGCTGGACGAGCTGGGTCTGAATCTGTCCGACGAACTATCAC ATCTCCCGACGCCGGGAGGAAACCTGTCGGTGGCCGGGGGAAAGAAAGCCGAGCCCCAGGCTGCCCTGGCTGACGCAGACGCCGATCTGGAGGAGCGGCTGAACAACCTCCGGAGAGACTAA
- the msl1b gene encoding male-specific lethal 1 homolog isoform X1 has translation MTLRSTLLPKTGSRHSTDIIDFDKTHIGAATVSPVSLKRESCDFVIDVQDVQGGQIPSKPKVLDQNYMTSKVALAATVAEVVQGDTKTVGVLSPVRPMGGEGTPVKGKPLSVDNMDNPQMAVNNNSKDAGADDSAKGVIPGVLGTASIELSSEGKWRNIKKTPANPHTQANCLRQILLLQLDLIEQQQQQLQSKDKEIDELKADKETLLARIERMERRLQLTRKDPPRDKRLFQPLEPWTPDKEDMWDLDVEDSPQPNQATPLPFSRGGKGQKRKSCFGDAKVQKSRGKSAKLSPQKPEIQPGSPNQRELRSKETPEKTVPLKGAERDILLPCKEEPELSCQMEDLPFMSTTEMYLCCWNQPPLSPLRETSPKKEEEVASEWTPHVVHDMLIVFPSWRENYIEPIDDDDSLNSAEPLDDGVFLKRHSKLELDEKRRKRWDIQRIREQRMFQRLQQRMNRKKVVQETEPELSSFYPDIEDVETIVITPFLPVVAFGRPLPKLSQQNFELPWLDDRSRCRIEVPKKHTPHRTCRK, from the exons ATGACTCTGAGGTCCACGCTGCTTCCAAAGACGGGATCCAGGCACAGCACTGACATCATCGACTTCGACAAAACGCACATCGGGGCCGCCACAGTGAGCCCTGTGAGCCTGAAGAGGGAGTCCTGCGACTTTGTCATAGATGTTCAAGACGTGCAGGGAGGCCAGATCCCGAGCAAACCAAAGGTCTTAGACCAGAATTACATGACAAGCAAAGTTGCCCTCGCTGCCACGGTTGCAGAAGTAGTTCAAGGAGACACTAAAACTGTGGGGGTATTGTCCCCTGTCAGACCAATGGGGGGTGAGGGAACCCCGGTGAAAGGTAAACCCCTCTCTGTTGACAACATGGATAACCCTCAGATGGCTGTGAACAATAACTCTAAGGATGCTGGTGCCGACGACAGCGCGAAGGGGGTCATCCCCGGCGTCCTCGGCACCGCGTCCATCGAACTCTCCTCTGAGGGCAAGTGGAGGAACATCAAGAAGACCCCTGCCAACCCCCACACACAGGCCAACTGCCTCCGACAGATCCTCCTCCTGCAACTGGACCTCattgaacagcagcagcaacagctccAGTCCAAGGACAAGGAGATAGATGAGCTCAAAGCAGATAAGGAGACG CTACTCGCACGTATTGAGCGTATGGAGCGCCGCCTGCAGCTCACGAGGAAGGACCCACCACGTGATAAGCGCCTCTTCCAGCCCCTGGAGCCGTGGACCCCTGACAAAGAGGACATGTGGGATCTGGATGTAGAGGACAGTCCACAGCCCAACCAGGCCACTCCACTCCCTTTCAGTCGAGGTGGTAAAGGTCAAAAGAG GAAATCTTGCTTTGGAGATGCAAAAGTCCAGAAATCGCGGGGCAAGAGCGCCAAGCTCAGCCCCCAGAAACCAGAGATTCAGCCTGGCTCCCCTAATCAAAGAGAGCTGCGCAGTAAGGAAACCCCAGAGAAGACAGTTCCTCTGAAAGGGGCTGAAAGGGACATTTTGCTTCCCTGCAAAGAGGAGCCTGAGCTGAGCTGCCAGATGGAAGATCTGCCCTTCATGTCTACTACAGAGATGTATCTCTGTTGTTGGAACCAACCTCCTCTATCCCCTCTGCGTGAGACTTCCCctaaaaaggaggaagaggtggcCAGTGAGTGGACTCCTCATGTAGTACATGATATGCTGATTGTTT TTCCATCCTGGAGAGAAAATTACATTGAGCCAATCGATGATGACGACTCGCTCAACTCTGCTGAG CCGCTGGATGATGGTGTGTTTTTGAAACGCCACTCAAAGCTCGAGTTggatgagaagaggaggaaaag GTGGGACATCCAGCGAATCAGAGAGCAGCGCATGTTTCAGCGTCTTCAGCAGCGCATGAACAGGAAGAAAGTCGTCCAGGAGACAGAGCCGGAGCTTTCCTCGTTCTACCCCGACATTGAGGATG TCGAAACAATCGTGATCACTCCCTTCTTGCCTGTGGTGGCGTTCGGCCGACCGTTGCCCAAACTCTCACAACA GAACTTTGAGCTGCCTTGGCTGGACGACCGGAGCCGATGTCGCATCGAGGTgcccaaaaaacacacacctcaccGGACGTGTCGGAAGTGA
- the msl1b gene encoding male-specific lethal 1 homolog isoform X2, translated as MTLRSTLLPKTGSRHSTDIIDFDKTHIGAATVSPVSLKRESCDFVIDVQDVQGGQIPSKPKVLDQNYMTSKVALAATVAEVVQGDTKTVGVLSPVRPMGGEGTPVKGKPLSVDNMDNPQMAVNNNSKDAGADDSAKGVIPGVLGTASIELSSEGKWRNIKKTPANPHTQANCLRQILLLQLDLIEQQQQQLQSKDKEIDELKADKETLLARIERMERRLQLTRKDPPRDKRLFQPLEPWTPDKEDMWDLDVEDSPQPNQATPLPFSRGGKGQKRKSCFGDAKVQKSRGKSAKLSPQKPEIQPGSPNQRELRSKETPEKTVPLKGAERDILLPCKEEPELSCQMEDLPFMSTTEMYLCCWNQPPLSPLRETSPKKEEEVAIPSWRENYIEPIDDDDSLNSAEPLDDGVFLKRHSKLELDEKRRKRWDIQRIREQRMFQRLQQRMNRKKVVQETEPELSSFYPDIEDVETIVITPFLPVVAFGRPLPKLSQQNFELPWLDDRSRCRIEVPKKHTPHRTCRK; from the exons ATGACTCTGAGGTCCACGCTGCTTCCAAAGACGGGATCCAGGCACAGCACTGACATCATCGACTTCGACAAAACGCACATCGGGGCCGCCACAGTGAGCCCTGTGAGCCTGAAGAGGGAGTCCTGCGACTTTGTCATAGATGTTCAAGACGTGCAGGGAGGCCAGATCCCGAGCAAACCAAAGGTCTTAGACCAGAATTACATGACAAGCAAAGTTGCCCTCGCTGCCACGGTTGCAGAAGTAGTTCAAGGAGACACTAAAACTGTGGGGGTATTGTCCCCTGTCAGACCAATGGGGGGTGAGGGAACCCCGGTGAAAGGTAAACCCCTCTCTGTTGACAACATGGATAACCCTCAGATGGCTGTGAACAATAACTCTAAGGATGCTGGTGCCGACGACAGCGCGAAGGGGGTCATCCCCGGCGTCCTCGGCACCGCGTCCATCGAACTCTCCTCTGAGGGCAAGTGGAGGAACATCAAGAAGACCCCTGCCAACCCCCACACACAGGCCAACTGCCTCCGACAGATCCTCCTCCTGCAACTGGACCTCattgaacagcagcagcaacagctccAGTCCAAGGACAAGGAGATAGATGAGCTCAAAGCAGATAAGGAGACG CTACTCGCACGTATTGAGCGTATGGAGCGCCGCCTGCAGCTCACGAGGAAGGACCCACCACGTGATAAGCGCCTCTTCCAGCCCCTGGAGCCGTGGACCCCTGACAAAGAGGACATGTGGGATCTGGATGTAGAGGACAGTCCACAGCCCAACCAGGCCACTCCACTCCCTTTCAGTCGAGGTGGTAAAGGTCAAAAGAG GAAATCTTGCTTTGGAGATGCAAAAGTCCAGAAATCGCGGGGCAAGAGCGCCAAGCTCAGCCCCCAGAAACCAGAGATTCAGCCTGGCTCCCCTAATCAAAGAGAGCTGCGCAGTAAGGAAACCCCAGAGAAGACAGTTCCTCTGAAAGGGGCTGAAAGGGACATTTTGCTTCCCTGCAAAGAGGAGCCTGAGCTGAGCTGCCAGATGGAAGATCTGCCCTTCATGTCTACTACAGAGATGTATCTCTGTTGTTGGAACCAACCTCCTCTATCCCCTCTGCGTGAGACTTCCCctaaaaaggaggaagaggtggcCA TTCCATCCTGGAGAGAAAATTACATTGAGCCAATCGATGATGACGACTCGCTCAACTCTGCTGAG CCGCTGGATGATGGTGTGTTTTTGAAACGCCACTCAAAGCTCGAGTTggatgagaagaggaggaaaag GTGGGACATCCAGCGAATCAGAGAGCAGCGCATGTTTCAGCGTCTTCAGCAGCGCATGAACAGGAAGAAAGTCGTCCAGGAGACAGAGCCGGAGCTTTCCTCGTTCTACCCCGACATTGAGGATG TCGAAACAATCGTGATCACTCCCTTCTTGCCTGTGGTGGCGTTCGGCCGACCGTTGCCCAAACTCTCACAACA GAACTTTGAGCTGCCTTGGCTGGACGACCGGAGCCGATGTCGCATCGAGGTgcccaaaaaacacacacctcaccGGACGTGTCGGAAGTGA
- the snf8 gene encoding vacuolar-sorting protein SNF8 isoform X1, with protein MHRRGVGAGAIAKKKLAEAKYKERGTVLAEDQIVQMSKQLETFKSNLEEFASKHKQEIRKNSQFRVQFQEMCATIGVDPLASGKGFWSEMLGVGDFYYELGVQIIEVCLALKHRNGGLITLDELHQRVLKGRGKYAQDVSQDDLMRAIKKLKVMGNGFGMIPVGGSYLVQSVPAELNMDHTVVLQLAEKKGYVTVSEIKDGLKWEKERACHVLDHLLKEGLAWLDSQAAGEAQYWLPALFSELTSRDVTPEEANQMTP; from the exons ATGCATCGGAGAGGTGTAGGAGCCGGAGCTATCGCCAAAAAGAAGCTGGCAGAG GCCAAATATAAGGAGAGAGGAACTGTTCTTGCAGAGGATCAGATCGTCCAG ATGTCCAAGCAGCTGGAAACCTTCAAATCGAACCTGGAGGAGtttgccagcaaacacaaacaggaaatcagAAAGAATTCACAGTTCAGGGTCCAGTTTCAGGAAATGTGTGCCACCATCGGAGTTGATCCGCTTGCCT CTGGCAAAGGTTTTTGGTCTGAGATGCTCGGAGTTGGTGACTTCTATTATGAGCTCGGTGTACAGATCATTGAGGTCTGCCTGGctctgaaacacagaaatggaG GGCTCATTACTTTGGATGAACTCCATCAGAGAGTACTGAAAGGAAGAGGCAAATACGCTCAGGATGTGAGCCA AGATGACTTGATGAGAGCCATAAAGAAACTGAAGGTGATGGGGAATGGTTTTGGGATGATTCCTGTTGGCGGTTCTTACTTAGTGCAGTCGGTGCCAGCAGAGCTCAACATGGACCACACTGTAGTTCTACAGCTTGCGGAG AAAAAGGGATACGTCACAGTGAGCGAGATCAAGGACGGCCTAAAGTGGGAGAAGGAGCGAGCCTGTCACGTCCTG GATCACCTGCTGAAGGAAGGCCTGGCCTGGTTGGACTCTCAGGCAGCTGGAGAGGCGCAGTACTGGCTGCCTGCTCTCTTCTCTGAGCTCACATCCCGTGATGTCACACCGGAGGAAGCCAATCAGATGACACCTtga
- the snf8 gene encoding vacuolar-sorting protein SNF8 isoform X2 — protein sequence MHRRGVGAGAIAKKKLAEMSKQLETFKSNLEEFASKHKQEIRKNSQFRVQFQEMCATIGVDPLASGKGFWSEMLGVGDFYYELGVQIIEVCLALKHRNGGLITLDELHQRVLKGRGKYAQDVSQDDLMRAIKKLKVMGNGFGMIPVGGSYLVQSVPAELNMDHTVVLQLAEKKGYVTVSEIKDGLKWEKERACHVLDHLLKEGLAWLDSQAAGEAQYWLPALFSELTSRDVTPEEANQMTP from the exons ATGCATCGGAGAGGTGTAGGAGCCGGAGCTATCGCCAAAAAGAAGCTGGCAGAG ATGTCCAAGCAGCTGGAAACCTTCAAATCGAACCTGGAGGAGtttgccagcaaacacaaacaggaaatcagAAAGAATTCACAGTTCAGGGTCCAGTTTCAGGAAATGTGTGCCACCATCGGAGTTGATCCGCTTGCCT CTGGCAAAGGTTTTTGGTCTGAGATGCTCGGAGTTGGTGACTTCTATTATGAGCTCGGTGTACAGATCATTGAGGTCTGCCTGGctctgaaacacagaaatggaG GGCTCATTACTTTGGATGAACTCCATCAGAGAGTACTGAAAGGAAGAGGCAAATACGCTCAGGATGTGAGCCA AGATGACTTGATGAGAGCCATAAAGAAACTGAAGGTGATGGGGAATGGTTTTGGGATGATTCCTGTTGGCGGTTCTTACTTAGTGCAGTCGGTGCCAGCAGAGCTCAACATGGACCACACTGTAGTTCTACAGCTTGCGGAG AAAAAGGGATACGTCACAGTGAGCGAGATCAAGGACGGCCTAAAGTGGGAGAAGGAGCGAGCCTGTCACGTCCTG GATCACCTGCTGAAGGAAGGCCTGGCCTGGTTGGACTCTCAGGCAGCTGGAGAGGCGCAGTACTGGCTGCCTGCTCTCTTCTCTGAGCTCACATCCCGTGATGTCACACCGGAGGAAGCCAATCAGATGACACCTtga